In one Brassica oleracea var. oleracea cultivar TO1000 chromosome C9, BOL, whole genome shotgun sequence genomic region, the following are encoded:
- the LOC106314841 gene encoding protein HOTHEAD-like encodes MFDPVHVDTECTLSQNATVLVLERGGSPYDNSTTTDIGNFATTLSNTSKSWSQLFVSEDGVYNTRARVLGGGSVLNAGFYTRAGDDYVKEADWMSDEVEAAYGWVEKKVAFKPPMLGWQTALKDGLLEVGEFPYNGFTYDHINGTKIGGTIFDDAGQRHTAANLLEYSNPNSIAVYLHATVHKILFTTKGRPRPKAYGVIFQDANGLLHKAELAKNAMNEVILSAGAIGSPQLLMLSGVGPMAHLVAHGIKPVVLDHPMVGQGMGDNPMNAIFIPSPTPVEVSLIQVVGITKFDSYIEGASGVILSYSWTRNFFDGVLNYFNEMQTSRTTTSTSLSTQSITDFFKSINPLLNATIKAGLILQKVAGPVSRGHLELRNINPNDNPSVRFNYYQEPEDLEKCVEGIATIIKVINSKAFSKFKYPEATIHGLLDIIRSVPTNLRPRHVTSVLNLKQFCIDTVMTIWHYHGGCQVGRVVDKNYKVLGIDGLRVIDGSTFLNSPGTNPQATIMMLGRYMGQKILREREVFRKRNEET; translated from the exons ATGTTTGACCCCGTCCACGTGGATACGGAGTGTACACTCTCTCAAAACGCTACAGTTTTGGTTCTTGAACGCGGTGGCTCGCCTTACGATAACTCGACGACAACTGATATCGGAAACTTTGCCACAACACTCTCAAACACATCTAAATCGTGGTCGCAGCTTTTCGTATCCGAAGACGGCGTCTACAACACACGTGCGCGCGTCCTCGGTGGAGGCTCGGTGCTAAACGCTGGATTCTACACGCGTGCGGGGGATGACTACGTGAAGGAGGCCGACTGGATGAGCGATGAAGTGGAAGCTGCTTACGGGTGGGTCGAGAAGAAAGTAGCGTTTAAACCTCCGATGTTGGGATGGCAAACCGCGTTGAAGGACGGGCTTTTGGAGGTTGGAGAGTTTCCTTACAACGGTTTCACGTACGATCATATCAACGGGACCAAGATCGGTGGTACAATCTTTGATGATGCCGGTCAAAGACATACGGCGGCGAACCTGTTGGAGTATTCTAATCCGAACAGCATTGCTGTCTATTTGCATGCTACTGTTCACAAGATCCTCTTCACCACCAAAG GAAGGCCAAGGCCAAAAGCATACGGAGTGATATTTCAAGACGCAAATGGACTGTTACACAAAGCTGAGCTGGCGAAAAACGCAATGAACGAGGTGATTTTGTCGGCGGGTGCCATTGGGAGCCCGCAGCTGCTGATGCTTAGCGGCGTGGGTCCTATGGCTCATCTTGTGGCTCACGGGATTAAACCGGTGGTCTTAGACCATCCAATGGTCGGGCAAGGGATGGGAGATAATCCGATGAATGCCATCTTTATTCCTTCTCCTACTCCCGTAGAAGTTTCTCTAATACAAGTCGTTGGGATCACAAAGTTTGATAGCTACATCGAAGGAGCTAGTGGTGTAATCCTCTCTTATAGTTGGACTCGTAATTTTTTCGATGGCGTTTTGAATTATTTTAACGAG ATGCAGACAAGCCGTACTACCACTTCCACATCACTCTCGACTCAGTCCATCACCGACTTTTTCAAATCCATAAATCCATTATTAAATGCAACCATAAAAGCTGGTTTAATCCTCCAGAAAGTGGCGGGACCAGTCTCTAGAGGTCACTTGGAGCTAAGGAACATAAACCCAAATGATAATCCTTCAGTGAGATTTAATTACTATCAGGAGCCAGAGGATCTAGAGAAATGTGTTGAAGGGATTGCAACTATCATTAAAGTGATTAACTCGAAGGCATTTTCCAAATTCAAGTACCCGGAAGCGACCATACATGGCTTGCTCGATATAATACGGAGCGTTCCAACTAATCTGAGACCGAGGCATGTAACCTCGGTGCTTAATTTAAAACAGTTTTGCATCGACACTGTGATGACTATTTGGCATTACCACGGAGGTTGCCAAGTTGGAAGAGTGGTAGACAAGAATTACAAAGTTTTAGGTATTGATGGTTTAAGGGTTATCGATGGATCAACATTTCTCAACTCTCCGGGGACGAATCCTCAAGCTACGATTATGATGCTTGGAAG GTATATGGGACAAAAGATTCTTCGAGAGAGGGAGGTTTTCCGCAAAAGGAACGAAGAAACATGA